The Meles meles chromosome 12, mMelMel3.1 paternal haplotype, whole genome shotgun sequence genome includes a window with the following:
- the LOC123954512 gene encoding protein CEBPZOS-like, with protein MARTMEPVAKKIFKGVLVVELLGVFGAYFLFNKLNTSQDFRQTMSKKFPFILEVYYKSIEQSGMYGVREQDQEKWLNSKN; from the coding sequence ATGGCCCGCACTATGGAACCAGTGGCAAAGAAGATCTTTAAAGGAGTTTTAGTTGTTGAACTCTTGGGTGTTTTTGgagcatattttttatttaataagctGAACACAAGCCAAGATTTCCGGCAAACGATGAGCAAGAAATTTCCCTTCATCTTGGAAGTTTATTACAAATCCATTGAACAGTCTGGAATGTATGGAGTCAGAGAGCAAGATCAAGAAAAATGGCTGAATAGCAAAAATTAG
- the ABCB9 gene encoding ABC-type oligopeptide transporter ABCB9 — protein sequence MQLWKAVVVTLAFMSMDVGMTTAIYILSHLDRSLLEDIRHFNIFDSVLDLWAACLYRSCLLLGATIGVAKNSALGPRRLRASWTVIALVCLFVGIYTMVKLLLFSEVRKPVRDPWFWALFVWTYISLAASFMLWWLLSTVRPDAKALEPGAEAEAEGFPGEPRPPREQASGATLQKLLSYTKPDVAFLVAASFFLIVAALGETFLPYYTGRAIDGIVIQKSMEQFSTAVIVMCLLAIGSSFAAGVRGGIFTLIFARLNIRLRNRLFRSLVSQEMSFFDENRTGDLISRLTSDTTMVSDLVSQNINIFLRNTVKVTGVVVFMFSLSWQLSLVTFMGFPIIMMVSDIYGKYYKRLSKEVQNALARASSTAEETISAMKTVRSFANEEEEAEVYSRKLQQVYKLNRKEAAAYTYYVWGSGLTLLVVQVSILYYGGHLVISEQMTSGNLISFIIYEFVLGDCMESVGSVYSGLMQGVGAAEKVFEFIDRQPTMVHDGNLAPDHLEGRVDFENVTFTYRTRPHTQVLQNVSFSLSPGKVTALVGPSGSGKSSCVNILENFYPLEGGCVLLDGKPISAYDHKYLHRVISLVSQEPVLFARSITDNISYGLPTVPFEMVVEAAQKANAHGFIMELQDGYNTETGEKGAQLSGGQKQRVAMARALVRNPPVLILDEATSALDAESEYLIQQAIHGNLQKHTVLIIAHRLSTVERAHLIVVLDKGRVVQQGTHQQLLAQGGLYAKLVQRQMLGLEPSADYSAGHKEPPGGGHKA from the exons ATGCAGCTGTGGAAGGCGGTGGTGGTGACCCTGGCCTTCATGAGCATGGACGTCGGCATGACCACAGCCATCTACATCCTCAGCCATCTGGACCGCAGCCTGCTGGAGGACATCCGCCATTTCAACATCTTTGACTCGGTGCTGGACCTCTGGGCGGCCTGCCTTTACCGCAGCTGCCTGCTGCTGGGAGCCACCATCGGTGTGGCCAAGAACAGCGCCCTGGGGCCCCGGCGGCTTCGGGCCTCCTGGACGGTCATCGCCCTCGTGTGCCTCTTCGTGGGCATCTACACCATGGTGAAGCTGCTGCTCTTCTCCGAGGTCCGCAAGCCAGTCCGGGACCCGTGGTTCTGGGCCCTCTTCGTGTGGACTTATATCTCGCTCGCTGCTTCCTTCATGCTCTGGTGGCTGCTGTCCACGGTGCGGCCGGACGCcaaggctctggagccaggggctGAGGCCGAGGCCGAGGGCTTCCCTGGGGAGCCCCGACCCCCTCGTGAGCAGGCATCGGGGGCCACGCTGCAAAAGCTGCTGTCCTACACCAAGCCTGACGTGGCCTTCCTTGTGGCGGCCTCCTTCTTCCTCATTGTGGCAGCTCTGG GAGAGACCTTCCTTCCCTACTACACTGGCCGGGCCATTGATGGCATCGTCATCCAGAAGAGCATGGAGCAGTTCAGCACGGCGGTCATTGTCATGTGCCTGCTGGCCATCGGCAG CTCATTTGCCGCAGGTGTTCGGGGCGGCATTTTTACCCTCATATTTGCCAGACTGAACATTCGCCTTCGGAACCGTCTCTTCCGCTCACTGGTGTCCCAGGAGATGAGCTTCTTTGATGAGAATCGCACAG GGGACCTCATCTCCCGCCTCACCTCAGACACCACCATGGTCAGCGATTTGGTCTCCCAGAATATCAACATCTTCTTGCGAAACACGGTCAAGGTCACGGGTGTCGTGGTCTTCATGTTCAGCCTCTCGTGGCAGCTGTCATTGGTCACCTTCATGGGCTTCCCCATCATCATGATGGTGTCCGACATCTACGGCAAGTACTACAAG AGGCTGTCCAAAGAGGTCCAGAATGCCCTGGCGAGGGCCAGCAGCACAGCCGAGGAGACCATCAGCGCCATGAAGACCGTGCGGAGCTTTGCCAacgaggaggaagaggcagaggtgtATTCCCGGAAGCTGCAGCAGGTGTACAAGCTGAACAGGAAGGAGGCTGCAGCCTACACCTACTACGTCTGGGGCAGCGGG ctcacgCTGCTGGTCGTCCAGGTCAGTATCCTCTACTACGGGGGCCACCTCGTCATCTCGGAGCAGATGACCAGCGGCAACCTCATCTCCTTCATTATCTACGAGTTTGTCCTGGGAGACTGCATGGAG TCCGTGGGCTCCGTCTATAGTGGCCTGATGCAGGGAGTGGGGGCCGCCGAGAAGGTGTTCGAGTTCATTGACCGGCAGCCAACCATGGTGCATGATGGGAATTTGGCCCCTGACCACTTGGAGGGCCGGGTGGACTTTGAGAACGTGACCTTCACCTACCGCACTCGGCCCCACACCCAAGTTCTGCAG AATGTCTCCTTCAGCCTGTCCCCAGGAAAGGTGACCGCTCTCGTGGGGCCCTCGGGCAGTGGGAAGAGTTCCTGCGTCAACATCCTAGAGAACTTCTACCCGCTGGAGGGGGGCTGCGTGCTGCTGGACGGAAAGCCCATCAGCGCCTATGACCACAAGTACCTGCACCGTGTG ATCTCCCTCGTGAGCCAGGAGCCAGTGCTGTTCGCCCGCTCCATCACAGACAACATCTCCTACGGCCTGCCCACCGTGCCCTTCGAGATGGTAGTGGAGGCCGCACAGAAGGCAAATGCCCACGGCTTCATCATGGAGCTCCAGGACGGCTACAACACAG AGACTGGGGAGAAGGGCGCCCAGTTGTCGGGTGGCCAGAAGCAGCGGGTGGCCATGGCTCGGGCTCTGGTGCGGAACCCACCTGTCCTCATCTTGGACGAAGCCACCAGCGCTCTGGATGCGGAGAGCGAGTACCTG ATCCAGCAGGCCATCCACGGCAACCTGCAGAAGCACACCGTGCTCATCATCGCGCACCGCCTGAGCACGGTGGAGCGCGCGCACCTCATCGTGGTGCTGGACAAGGGCCGCGTGGTGCAGCAGGGCACGCACCAGCAGTTGCTGGCCCAGGGCGGCCTCTATGCCAAGCTGGTGCAGCGGCAGATGCTGGGGCTCGAGCCCTCCGCGGACTACTCAGCTGGCCACAAGGAGCCGCCAGGCGGCGGCCACAAGGCCTGA